In the genome of Rhodamnia argentea isolate NSW1041297 chromosome 3, ASM2092103v1, whole genome shotgun sequence, one region contains:
- the LOC115743192 gene encoding peroxisomal membrane protein 11C: MSSLDVARAELAFAVLYLNKAEARDKICRAIQYGSKFLSDGEPGTAQNVDKTTSLARKVFRLFKFVNDLHGLISPVPEGTPLSLVLLGKSKNALLATFLFLDQFVWLGRTGIYKDKERADLLGRISLFCWMGASTCTTLVELGEIGRLSASMKKLEKNLKDGDKYQNEQYRAKLKKSNERSLALIKASMDIVVAVGLLQLAPKKVTPRVTGALGFISSLISCYQLLPSPPKSKAS, encoded by the exons ATGAGTTCTTTAGATGTAGCTAGAGCGGAACTTGCCTTTGCAGTTCTGTATCTGAATAAGGCTGAGGCCAGGGACAAGATATGCAGGGCCATTCAATATGGTTCAAAATTCTTGAGTGATGGAGAGCCTGGTACAGCCCAGAATGTTGACAAAACGACCAGCTTGGCACGAAAAGTATTTCGTCTTTTCAAG TTTGTCAATGATCTGCACGGTCTTATCAGTCCTGTTCCTGAAGGGACACCTCTTTCTCTTGTATTGCTTGGGAAG TCCAAAAATGCGTTATTAGCGACGTTCTTGTTCCTTGATCAATTCGTATGGCTTGGTAGAACTGGCATCTACAAG GACAAAGAACGCGCTGATCTACTTGGGCGGATATCACTCTTCTGTTGGATGGGTGCCTCAACATGCACTACCTTGGTTGAG CTCGGGGAGATAGGGAGATTGTCCGCATCAATGAAGAAGTTGGAGAAGAACCTAAAAGATGGTGACAAGTATCAA AATGAGCAGTATCGAGCTAAGCTTAAAAAATCCAATGAGAGGTCTCTGGCCCTGATTAAGGCGTCCATGGACATCGTTGTTGCGGTAGGCCTGCTTCAGTTGGCCCCCAAGAAAGTTACTCCCCGTGTGACAGGAGCCTTGGGTTTTATTAGCTCTCTTATCTCATGCTATCAG TTACTTCCTTCACCACCCAAGTCGAAGGCATCCTGA